One Ruegeria sp. SCSIO 43209 genomic window carries:
- a CDS encoding YVTN family beta-propeller repeat protein, with protein MRLAALLAATALCAPATADEIWISNEKDDTLSVIDIETLEVIRTIETGERPRGITFSKDYSVLYICASDSDSVQVMDPETGEILHDLPSGEDPEQFVLHPNDKHLYIANEDDAITTVVDTESRTVIAQIDVGIEPEGMAVSPDGKIAITTSETTNMAHWIDTETQELFANTLVDSRPRHAEFLKDGTELWVSSEIGGTITVFDVETQTEKAKIEFEVEGVHPDRVQPVGFELSNGDETAFVALGPSNHVAAVNAETYEVEDYILVGRRVWHMDFNADKSLLFTTNGVSGDVTVIDVAKREPIKTIKVGRFPWGAAFRPTN; from the coding sequence ATGAGACTAGCAGCACTTCTGGCAGCGACCGCGCTTTGCGCTCCTGCCACTGCCGATGAGATCTGGATCAGCAATGAAAAGGACGACACGCTCAGTGTGATCGACATCGAAACGCTTGAGGTGATCCGCACGATCGAGACCGGAGAACGCCCGCGCGGGATCACGTTCTCCAAGGACTACTCCGTTCTCTATATCTGCGCGTCCGACAGTGACTCGGTGCAGGTGATGGACCCCGAAACGGGCGAGATTCTGCACGACCTACCCTCGGGCGAGGACCCTGAGCAGTTCGTACTGCACCCCAATGACAAGCATCTTTATATCGCCAATGAGGATGACGCGATTACTACAGTGGTAGACACGGAATCGCGCACGGTGATTGCCCAGATCGACGTGGGAATCGAGCCGGAAGGCATGGCCGTCTCACCAGATGGCAAGATTGCCATCACGACGTCCGAGACCACCAACATGGCTCATTGGATCGATACGGAAACGCAAGAGCTGTTTGCCAATACGCTCGTCGACTCCCGACCACGTCACGCCGAGTTCCTGAAGGACGGCACGGAGCTTTGGGTGAGTTCCGAGATTGGGGGCACGATCACCGTGTTTGACGTCGAAACCCAGACCGAGAAGGCCAAGATCGAGTTTGAGGTCGAAGGGGTCCACCCCGACCGGGTACAGCCCGTGGGGTTTGAGTTGTCGAACGGGGACGAGACCGCATTTGTCGCGTTGGGGCCGTCGAACCATGTCGCCGCCGTCAACGCCGAAACCTACGAGGTTGAGGATTACATCCTCGTGGGTCGCCGCGTCTGGCACATGGATTTCAACGCCGACAAGTCGCTGTTGTTCACCACCAACGGCGTCTCCGGCGATGTGACTGTGATTGATGTGGCCAAGCGCGAACCGATCAAGACGATCAAGGTTGGGCGTTTCCCTTGGGGCGCGGCCTTCCGTCCGACCAACTGA